The Arachis hypogaea cultivar Tifrunner chromosome 16, arahy.Tifrunner.gnm2.J5K5, whole genome shotgun sequence genome contains a region encoding:
- the LOC112754076 gene encoding serine/threonine-protein kinase PCRK1, whose product MVCFPFHYGGEKKDEPKGLKSMSGRSDCSTYVEAEVRRSGSELNSQDVSENGSSDSLRRNSTPSFSQRPSNLRVFTVSELKSATKNFSRSVMLGEGGFGCVYYALIKSLEDPSRKIQVAVKQLSKRGMQGHREWVTEVNVLGVVEHPNLVKLVGYCADDDERGIQRLLIYEYMPNRSVEHHLSHRSETPLSWSRRMKIAQDAARGLTYLHEEMDFQIIFRDFKSSNILLDEKWNAKLSDFGLARLGPSDGLTHVSTAVVGTMGYAAPEYIQTGRLTSKNDVWSYGVFLYELITGRRPIDRNRPRGEQKMLEWIRPYLADGKKFQLILDPRLDKKQVFKPAQKLALIANRCLVRNPKNRPKMSEVLQMVNGLVESSSGASPQVPLKSAAKTNKASEDNEIHNKKRTMDMKSGESNWFVRIFRQKLVKSC is encoded by the exons ATGGTGTGCTTTCCATTCCACTATGGTGGAGAGAAGAAGGATGAACCAAAAGGCTTGAAATCAATGTCAGGTCGATCAGACTGCTCTACTTATGTGGAGGCTGAGGTTAGAAGATCTGGTTCTGAGTTGAATTCGCAGGATGTCTCCGAGAATGGCAGCTCAGATTCCCTCAGGAGGAATTCCACTCCTAGTTTCTCCCAAAGACCTAGCAACCTTAGAGTCTTCACCGTATCCGAACTCAAATCTGCCACAAAGAATTTCAGCCGCTCGGTTATGCTTGGAGAGGGCGGGTTTGGGTGTGTCTACTATGCGTTGATCAAGAGTTTAGAGGATCCTTCCAGAAAAATTCAAGTTGCTGTTAAACAACTCAGTAAAAGGGGAATGCAG GGGCATAGAGAATGGGTTACAGAAGTGAATGTTCTTGGTGTTGTCGAGCATCCCAATCTTGTGAAACTAGTGGGATATTGTGCCGATGATGATGAAAGAGGAATCCAGCGGCTTCTGATTTATGAATACATGCCAAACAGAAGTGTGGAACACCATTTGTCTCATCGATCTGAGACTCCTCTCTCGTGGAGTAGGAGAATGAAAATAGCCCAAGATGCTGCCCGCGGATTAACATACCTACATGAGGAAATGGATTTTCAG ATCATTTTCAGAGATTTCAAATCATCGAATATCCTTCTCGATGAAAAGTGGAACGCAAAGCTATCGGACTTTGGGTTAGCAAGATTGGGACCATCGGATGGACTAACTCATGTCTCAACAGCG GTTGTCGGAACAATGGGGTATGCAGCTCCTGAATACATCCAAACCGGACGTCTGACATCAAAGAATGATGTGTGGAGCTACGGCGTCTTCCTTTATGAACTCATTACTGGCAGGCGCCCTATTGATCGAAATCGCCCCAGGGGTGAGCAGAAGATGTTGGAATGGATAAGGCCATACCTAGCAGATGGGAAGAAATTTCAACTAATATTGGATCCAAGACTCGACAAGAAGCAAGTCTTCAAGCCAGCACAAAAACTCGCTTTAATAGCTAACCGATGCCTTGTCAGGAACCCAAAGAATCGCCCGAAGATGAGCGAGGTGTTGCAAATGGTGAATGGTTTAGTAGAGTCTTCATCCGGTGCTAGTCCACAGGTACCCTTGAAGAGTGCGGCGAAAACAAACAAAGCTTCCGAGGACAATGAAATACATAACAAGAAACGGACCATGGATATGAAATCTGGTGAGAGCAATTGGTTTGTTAGGATCTTTAGACAAAAGCTGGTAAAATCATGTTGA